The Paenibacillus sp. 481 DNA window GTTACGCGGGATGCCCAACGCACGCGCAAAATCATTCGTCGTCCCAAGCGGGATAATGCCTAACGGCGGACGACGATCCTTCACCGCCATCCCGTTGATCACTTCGTTCAACGTGCCGTCCCCGCCAGCCGCGATAATAATATCGTATCCACGATCAATCGCATCAGCAGCGCTGCGCGTCGCATCGCCTTCCCCTTCCGTAGCATGAGTTGTCGTCTCGATGCCTGCCGAATCCAACCGTTGTAAAATGTCGGCCAGCCGCCTCTTTCCTTCCTCTCTGCCGGAAGTCGGATTATAAATTAGCCTCGCTCTTTTATACATGCTTGCGTCACCCATTTACAATCTATTCATTGCTGCACAATCCGACCACTTACAGGACGGCTGTCACTCGACTCGTGCATCGTGTCTAACACCCTCAATGCTTCCTGCTCAAGCCACACGCTTAAGGCAGGATGAGGTAACAATGTTTGACCGTCGTACTCAACAGTCTCGCCTGATAACCGCTCTGGAATAACTTGATTCGTAAAATAACCCGTACTCAAAAATAAAGGAACAACGACCACTTGTCCGCCCATAGCTTCCGTACGTACTCGCAATTGCCGAGCCGCTCCTGCCACATCCTCGCAACATAACAACGCATGGTCAGCGTACGCGCATAGACCACGTTCCAGCAGCATACGACCTAAATGAGACAGCCCTTCATGCCAACGCGTTTGAAACGGTTCATGCGGGCTGCCATGAGCAATAAGCAGAACACCATCGCGCTCACCAGCTACACGTAACCCCTTTAACCTAGATGCTAGCATATCCAGCACCGCTTCATCGCCATCTAAAGGTTGTCCATAATAGATACGCGCGCGTACAGCAAATGGCTCCAGATCCGTTTCTACCAACGACTCTGCCTTTACCCCAAGTGCATACGCAATCTCATCT harbors:
- a CDS encoding sirohydrochlorin chelatase produces the protein MDKPGLLVISHGSRSAAWVALVDEAIAQANWPEGIPVVSSFLECVPGRSIQDGIDELEAIGVNAIGVLPLFVSSGSTHVDEIAYALGVKAESLVETDLEPFAVRARIYYGQPLDGDEAVLDMLASRLKGLRVAGERDGVLLIAHGSPHEPFQTRWHEGLSHLGRMLLERGLCAYADHALLCCEDVAGAARQLRVRTEAMGGQVVVVPLFLSTGYFTNQVIPERLSGETVEYDGQTLLPHPALSVWLEQEALRVLDTMHESSDSRPVSGRIVQQ